ACTCATTTTATTATCCTGGTTTCATAAGAACTGATTGGTGCCCAGAATCTGTTTGATTGTCTGCCTCTTTGAGCGTGAATTGAGAATACAGCCAATGCTAATCTCTATGTTCTACGTTTTGATAGTGTGTTCATTTTCACGCAAAATCATGGTTACCAGCTCGGTCAATTGTTATGGAGTGTCTTGCAGAACGTCATGATGTAGACTCCAGCGGAGAAATCATGAAGCTCAACAAACAATGCCCAGTAAGTTAGAATTTGCTAGACGAATTAAAAATGAGAATGATAAGGACTACTACCTTTGAAAGTTGTTAAGAGTTGTGTGTGTTTTGACAGTGGAAACTCCATATATTCGAGCTCGAGGAAGAAATGAAGATTGATCCTCCCATAAAATATGTCCTTTACCAAGTCAGTTTCATGCATATTACAATGTTCAAACCTTTATTTCTCTTAAGCCAATGAGTGTTTTGCATGTAATTTCAGGATGATAGAAGCGAAAATTGGAGAATCCAGGCGGTTTCGGTTTCACCGGACAAGTTTGAGAGCCGTAAAGCTTTGCCAATTTCATGGAGAGGTCTTGAAAAGGAGAAGCTCTCAGAGGAAAGTTCAATTCCGGGATGTGTGTTTGTGCATATGAGTGGTTTCATTGGTGCAAACCGGAGCTATGAAGGTGCCTTGGCAATGGCAAAAGCCTCTTTGGTTGCTTAGTTTCCATGTATAACCCAACCCAAAGATGAGTTCTGGTTCTTTGGTTTGAACCGGTCTACAAACATACGATTAGAATCTCAGAGGTTGTAGCTAAAATCTAAGTAACACGATACATTTTTTTTTGACAGACTTAAATTACTATAAAACAAATTGTGAAAATGTTCATGTTTCACCAATTGAAGGTTTTTTTTGTAACTTTAGTTTTATTAATCTGCATAAGTCAGTACATCATATTTTCTTGGGATTCAACTCCAAATTTTCGAAGCAGAAACATTAATAAACGCTAGATTTTGATCTGCGGCGCATGCGCGCGGATGTATTTTTCAGAATATGTTGCTGTTTATTTTTTATTTCACTATTTAGGATTGAAAAAAACCCAAATCCGAAGAATCTAACCGATCCTGATTCGAAAAAGTAGTACCAAACCCAAACCGGAATTGATCAAATATCTGAATTATTCAAAATTTTGCTATTTAGATAACTGAAACCTAATCCGATTCAAACCAAAATATTTCGGATATCTGAATGTATATGAAATATATTTATATACTTTTATATATTAATTATTTTTAGATTTAATGTATATAAAAACATTCAGAATATATATGATACATTTAAATTGGTTTAAATACTTGAAAATATATACAAATAGTCAAAAGTAAATATCTAAAATAGTTAAAGTATATTCAAAACACCAAAAATATAAAAAACAATTAATGATTCTCTATCCAAATATTTAAACCAAACCAATTTATATGTTAAGTTTAGGTACTGTGACATATGTTATTCAAATTTACATGAAATATATTATTTTGTTTATAAATTTTGAGAAATTTAAACTATATAGTGAATTTTAAAATTTTAAAAATAGGTTATTTCAATCCAAACCGAACCCGCAAAGATCCGAACCACGAACCAAAATTTTAGAAATATCAGAATGTTGGAATCTTTGATCCCGAAAACTCGAAACTCAAAGAGCCCGAACTGGACCTGAATGGGTATCCGAACCCCACCCCTAGTCACTATTATATACTCCCTCCGTTTCAGTATAGATGATGTTTTAGAAGGTTTGTTTTGTTTCAATTTACATGAAGTTTTGAGATTTTGAGATTTTAAGAAAGTTTTGAGATTTTAATGTTAATTTTTACTTTATTGGAAACTGTTCAACCAATTAGATTTTACAGTCTTTTTTATAATTGGTTAATTGATTTTAAAATTATATCTTTAAAATATTTTTCTAGGAAAATGTAATTTTCTTAATCTTTATGCACTATTACAAAACATCAAGTATTATGAAACGGAGGGAGTATCATATATGTGTCATCATATAACTAGTCTTATTTAATGCGTACCATCATATAAATAATAATATAAGAGAAAATGACCAGGATAGCACTAAAAAATTTTTTGTCACAAATATAGCCTCTAAAAATAAAAATGACCAAAATAGCATTTAATGTTTTATCAAAAGAAATAAATATACACTTATACTCCAATGGTAAATTAATTTAGACAGGGTTTAGAGTTAATGGGCGGGGTTTAGGATTTAGGGTTTAGGGTTTAGAGTTTAGGGTTTATGGTTTAGAGTTGGGAAGTGGGGTTTTGGGGATAAGATTTCAAATTTTGAAAAATAAAAAAAATTTAAATTTTTCAAAAGATAAAATACTATTTTGGTCATTTTAATTTTTGAAGGCTATTTTTGTGACATAAACTTAGAAATGTGCTATTTTGGAAATTTGCCAGGTAAAATACTATACTGTAGGAATAATAACCAAATGTTTATAACTCTCACGTATGATCCTGAAACGTTATGGAAGAATAATAATCTAATCACCGGCTAACGTTGACGTGTATCGTAACCGCGTTGTACAGTATATAATTTTACAAATTCGGTTAACTGGTTTGGTACAATAGCACACGCCTTCTCTCCGCATTTCCTCTTCTTTCTTCTTCTTCTCCGTAGCTCTCCAACTCTGAGTGAGAGAGAGAGAGAGAAGCGAAAGGAAGAATGGAGGTTTTCTACTACATGGTGTTCGGAGTGATGGCTGCCGTAGTGGCGGGTTTGGAGCTGAGCAAGACAAACAAGGATCGGATCAACACTTCTTCTTCCTTCAATTCCTTCAAGAACAATTACCTCGTCGTCTTCTCTATCATGATGGGTACGAAATGTCTCCCACTCCATTACTCTATCGTTTCTACACATACCGGAATCAGCTCTGTGATTCATCGCTACTTGCGATTTCCTGTTATGGATCCGATCTAAGTAGTTATCGCGATTTCTAGACTTCTTCTGTACTAGATCGAATCCAGATGCAGTTTATGTTGTCGCTCATGCTAAATCTTGTTAGTAGAATTAATCTCGTTTTTTTATTATTATATGTGTCGTAGATCAAAGATTTAGATGAGGTTGATGGCACTTTAGGGCGAGTGATCATCACCTGATGCATAATAGGTTTCTTTTTTTTTTTTTTTTTTTTTGTGTGTGTGTGTAGTTTTGATCAATTTGTAGAAGGTAGTAATTGTTCTTGAATGCATAGATGAGATCAATTAATACACTCTTGATTATGTTTGTTACAGCTGGGGATTGGCTTCAGGGACCTTATGTGTATTACCTCTACAGCACTTATGGTTTCGGCAAAGGAGATATTGGTCAGCTTTTTATTGCCGGTTTTGGCTCCTCCATGTTGTTTGGAACCATTGTTGGATCTCTCGCTGACAAACAGTGAGAATTTCCTTTTCTTTTCTTTTCTTAAGTTCAAGTTTGTGTAATCAGAGGAGAACTATGTTGTTAGGGGAAAATAATATCTGTGCGTGTGTGTTTGGATTCAGGGGTCGAAAGAGGGCATGTGTTACATACTGCATAGTTTACATATTGAGCTGCATCACCAAGCACTCTCCACAGTACAGAGTTTTGATGGTCGGTCGTATCTTGGGTGGTATTGCTACATCTCTCTTGTTTTCAGCCTTTGAATCTTGGCTCATTGCAGAGCACAACAAGGTCAGCCTTTGTTTTATTACTCTTGTTTTTTTTTTCTACATATGCACGTTAGTCACTCTTAAGTGTTCAAAACCTACAAATTCGTAGTATCATTCTTGCGGAAATTCTTTTAGATGCTTGCTACTGGTTTGATAGAAACATAGTTTAACTCCAAGTTATGTCTGCTTGTCGATTAGAGTGATGAGTTGCACTGTTAACTCTGTCAATTCTCGATGGCTGCATTGTTTTGAAACTATCAATTCTGGACTTCAAAATCTAGAGCATATCAAAAATCATTTGCAATCTTTACATAAAGTTTTAGTGATGAAGAAAGTAAAGACTTGGAACCTTATCTTAGTTTTAGCCATAGCTAACGTTAAATTTTTGCTTTCCTGAACAACCATGCACAGAGGAACTTTGACCAACAGTGGCTGTCACTGACATTCTCTAAGGCTGTTTTCCTCGGGAATGGTCTGGTCGCTATTCTCTCCGGGTTGTTTGGAAATCTACTTGTCGACACTTTCTCGTGTGGCCCTGTAGCTCCCTTTGACGCCGCTGCATGCATTCTTGCGATTGGAATGGCCATCATATTGACAACATGGTCGGAGAATTATGGAGATCCATCGGACAGTAAAGATCTACTGACTCAATTCAAAGTTGCTGCCATAGCCATAGCTTCAGGCAGGTTCAAAGTTAGCGTTGAATTTTGAAGGCTTCTCAATAACTCCTTCGTACATTCCCGCAGTAAAACTGTAAGCTATGTATCCCCATTATCACTAACACAATCTATGGATGATTTCTCAGATGAGAAGATTGCATTGCTAGGTGCTATCCAATCTCTATTTGAAGCCTCTATGTACACATTTGTTTTCCTGTGGACACCAGCTCTGTCCCCAAACGACGAAGAAATTCCACATGGCTTCGTCTTTGCGACCTTCATGTTGGCCTCCATGTTGGGAAGCTCTCTTGCAGCTCGTCTAATGGCTCGTTCATCTCTCAGAGTCGAAAACTACATGCAAATTGTCTTTCTAGTCTCCGCTGCTTCTCTTCTGCTTCCCATTACAACGAGTGTATGTGAAGCTAGATTGTTAAACTCTTAGTTATACACAATCGTAGACCCTATAATAATAACATGTTTGCGCAGGTCTTGGTGACGCCATCAAAGGTGAAAGAAGAAGGCTTGTCGTTGACTTGCTCCATTCAGCTACTTGGTTTCTGTGTTTTCGAGGCTTGTGTTGGAATCTTTTGGCCATCGATCATGAAGATGAGATCACAATATATACCTGAAGAAGCAAGAAGCACCATAATGAACTTCTTCCGTGTTCCGCTCAACATATTTGTCTGCGTCGTCTTGTACAACGTAAGAATAAGTCAGGTCATCATCCTCTTCACATAATCTTTGTTTTGTTTTTAATCTTGTGGTCGTGCAGGTTGATGCATTTCCGATCACAATCATGTTTGGTATGTGCTCAATCTTCCTCTTCGTAGCTTCCATATTACAACGGCGGCTTATGGTCATCTCCGAAAAGCCAAGTGCGTTCCTTTTCTCTTACAGTCTTATATACATGTTGTGTTCATTTTTGTGGTTGTGGGTACCTACTAAGGAGCTCTTTATGTTTTGTTTTCAGAGGGAGAAGAGTGGAGTCCAATGAAGGATCGAAACTCTGAAGTTGATCCTCTTACCCTCTGATCATTTTCCACTTTTTTTTTTGGTTAATTGATTCGCCGAATCATTGAAAAATAGAAAAAGAAACAGTCCAAATGAAGAAAGGTAATGATTTCCTCTAAGATTTTGCATTGTATGGTTTTGTGATGTTGATTTTTTTAATAGGTATATAACTCTATATTCTACCTTTACCAACTGAATCTTACAAATAGTTTTGTTTTAAGTTTGTGAACTTCTTTGTCCACTATGTACTAGAAATTGAACCACTCTTTGCACACGTTTAATGCTTTTTTCACTAGTTTAATGTGTTGTTCATTACAGTCGAACATTGAAAAAAGATTGTTCACTAAAAATTAGAAAGATAAATTCAATATATTCAACCTTAAATAAAAGATTTGAATAAAGCTTTAGATCCACGCAATGGGGTTTGAATAGTGTGCGAGTTATTGGATCATTGGTTTAAATCAAACGTGACTATCATTATCTACCTATTCAACCATTTTTTCTAAGTTACATAGTTAGTATAGATTATGAAATACTAGGACCGGCCCGTCCTACGGACAAGATGAAAATTAACATAAAATATATTTATTTAAATATATATACATAAATAAATCATATTTAGTTTAATTTTGTATATGTTATTGTATTTGAAGACTAAATAAACAATGTTATCTGAAAATTAGTTATGATTTTTTAAATATAATTTTCTTTTTTCTTGTTAAAAGGTTTAAGATGATTTTTTTTTGTTAAATAATCTATGTTTTAATTATATATTAAAAATTGGACGTGGCATTACATCATTCCTTATGATTTATGGAGTTGGAAGACCATAAAAACCCATGGGATTTTTTTTTTTTTTTTTTTCAGGGGATAAGAAATAAACTTGTAAATAAATTCACATATTATTGTTTAGTTTTATATTCTTTAGTGGATTATCTTATGTTTTTAGTAAATTTAGTTTTTACAGTAGATTATTGTTAAAATTGTTCTATTTTAGTTTGGCGATGTAGAGTTGGTGATCTATTTGTTTTAGTTTATGTTATCTAATTTTTTTTTCTTACGTGTTTCGCGTTAGGTTATATTATAATGTGCCTCTTACTCAGACTGTGCTATAAACTTTTATTCTTATATCAGTTGTGTATTTATGTTCAAAGATTGTTTTATTTTTTTAAAATTCATGAAGCAACCTTTTAAAATATTATATGTTTACTTAGATATATAGAATAACCTAATATATTTAATATATATCATTAAAACAAACTTGTTCATTTTTTCTTATATTTATTGTTTTCATTATTTATTTTGTTTCTCTAAAATAAAAATAAACTTCTACGTTTGTTCTTATATTTATTGTTTCTTTATGTATTTGCTTATTTTGTTTCACCAATGACATATAATCGTTTTATTTATACTTTTAAAATTTATCAAATAACATTAAAGTATATTATTATAGTTCCATGAAATAATGCCTAGATGTGATTCTATCAACTGCTAACGCTTGTTTTGTTTAGTTTTTTATATGTTTATCCAACATTAGTTGACTGACTCGGACTCTTTTCTACATATTAATCAGATGACCTCGCGTATAAAGACCATAGGAACGGTTAAGGATGCACTAAAGGGAAGAAAAACTACACACTAGTGATGATACTTCTCGGCTTAAGCTCTAAAAATATATTGGAATTGGTTTTAAAATAAGTTAATATAAAAAATTTAAACTCTTTTATGAAGTGTTTTATGCCCAATAAAATTCAAATGTTTTTGTTGTGTGTTTTATTATACAATTTTTTAATTTTAAATTATGAGATGATGGTATGAGTTAGAAATTAATTATACATATGAAATCTTGTGGAGAGCAGCCTGTATAAACCAATTTTCTACTTGGTTTATTTCAAACTAAATATATTGGTCTAGCTAAATTTATATAGCATGAAAAAAAAAATTATATAGCATGCAACTTTGGTTTGATATAAATATTAATCATTTCATCAGTTTGACACAAAAAAATGTTCCTAGCTAGATTATTACATAGAAAAATTGTTAACATGATTTTAGTTAAACTTATAATTAAAATTGTAAATTTGACACTCGTGATGAATCTCTTCACGCTTTCTCTTCTCACTTCTGGCTTCCCTTCATCTGCCAGACTCCATCTTTATATTTTTCCCACATTGGACATGACATGTTTTATCACTATCCAACCGATTTTTAATTTGCATTTATGGCTAATTTGTCCTCCTAAATTAATATTATCGAAGTTTAGTTTTAACTGTAATTATTGTGCATATGGAATGAAACCATAAGCAACGTCTGGTTTTACATTTTGTGATGGATGTGTGATAATTCTTTAAAAATACAGCAAATGCAAAAAAATTAACCTTAGTAATGATAAGGATACGGTGGTGGAAGGAGGAGTTTCACATTAACTGTATTAGAAATTAGAAAAGTCGGATACATAATCATGAAAAGTAAAGCAACAAAACCAAACATGCAAAATATTTGAAGTATTCTAACTTCTTGTCTTTGAGAAATATATTTAAAACCTAATGCAACAGACCTGTAATCATTTCCTTAAAATTAACTTCTCCTTGTTCTTTTTTATTAGTCAGTCCGTGCCTTTTTCCAAATTACACAACTTCCTTCCGTGGTGCAACCTCACTTGTGTTCCTCCCATTTTCAGAGCTGTTACTTGGTTCAATGGCCTCACCTCTTCCACCTTCCACAACACTATTAGCATCACACACACCATGGTTGACGACACTGCTCTTAGGGCCATCATTGTCGCTTCGTTTTGACTGCTCCAGCACCGTGCATAGCATCTGATCCCCAAGGTTTTTATTCCCACCTTGTCAATGTGTCAGTTATCACTAAACATGAAAGCCAGTTCAAGAAAAAAAACTTATCACTAAACATCAACGAATTCAAGTTGCAAAGAACATAAAGTTCTCACAACACTCACCTGATTATGAAGCTCAAAATGAGGCTGTGGTGAGCGTTGGTTGCTATAAAAAATGTAGGAAACGGTGAAGGTCTAATGTTTTACACAGAGTTGAACTCAGATAGCTTCAGTTGAAAGGTTAAAGTGGTCCCAACAATCTCCTGTAGGCATTGTGGGAGGTGTTCCAACCATCAGAGTCGGTGGAAATTAATCGATGCTTGAAACAATTTTGCCTGAGAAGAAAACGCTTTAATCAGAGAAGATCATGCTCAAAACATAAAAGATTGTCAGACAAACAAAAGCTTAACTAAATACCTAAGTGTTAGGATACAGGCTCGTGACCTCTGTCGATTAAAGCTCAAGGGAGAAGGAAAGGTTTGCACACATGGCCTTAGACTGAACAGCATACAATCAAGCCTAGGAAAACAATTATGTTGATAGACTAAAAAAACCCACTATAATCTTGAAGATACTTACGCAGGAGAGAGTGTGCTCAACAGATCGGAACCTGAACATCTCAGTAGGGATCAGATTAGCAACTGCGGGCTCTTCAAACATCTTTGTAAACTCGTTCAGTCGGATAGACACAACAAAATCACAAAGCTTGAAATGATTGTTGCTTCTAGTCACATCAATTCCACTAAGCTCATAAATAGCTCCTTCACGAACGATTTCTCGGAACGTGTTCAGCCGATGGACATAAACAAATGCTTGGATGAGAAAGACTGAAAAATAAGGATATTTGTAATCAGAATCTAGAATCCAAGGACAAAACAAATAAGAGGTGTTAAAAAAAACCTCACCTGATCATCCATGAGAAGCATAACGACACCGATTAGTTCACCGCCCTTCTTAGCATTCCTAGCTTCCCAAAAAAGGAGTAGGCGTGTCACGACGATCAGAGCACAACTTCCTCTCCTCAACTCGGAAACGGAGATCTGGGAAGCAGCCATTGTTCTCGCCGGTATGTGTTTGAGTTCAGAGTAGAGAAAATGAATGATTCTGTGATAACCATGAAGCCAGGAACGCCTATTTATAGGATCCAAATCCTGAAGAATCCGAAGAGATAGAAGGTTTTGGTGGAATAAGAAGTAGTGGGGGAAGAATTTATTGAGATTGAATGCTGAGTTTATGGCTTGAACATAAATCGTGATTCCGCTACTTGGTTGTGTTACGACGATGAAGTGATTTTAGGGTTTACAGTCCTGAGGCGTGGAAGAAGAAGGGTGGTTGCAATGGGCCAAAAAAATAAGCCCGTACAGTTCCCGAATTAATGAAACGCAACGTTTTATTAAAGGAGACACATGGCAGCACGTCGTGCAACGAATTTATGCGCTGGCAGCTGAGGTGGACCCCATGGGAGAGATTCAAAGCCTATTTAATATAAATAGATAAAACGCATTAATTATATAAAAATCTGGAGAAACACCAGTAGCAGTGGAACTACGTATTGGATGTGCAGTTGGCCATGGTAAACCCGATTGGTATCCACCAACTTGAACGTCTTCTTCTATAAACTTGTCAACGCTTCCCAAAGAGGTTGAACATGTTTGTCTATTTCATTCACATGCGACAAAGTTGCATGTGGAAACTCTCTGTGATATAAACAACAACTCATGTTTTTCCGGATCAAATAATTTCCATCCCTTCTGCCCATATAGGTAACCCAGGAAGACACATTTTCTACTTTTTGAGGCAAATTCATCTCCTTTCGTATTTTGATTATGAGAATAACATAAACTGCAAAAAACTCTCAGAGGATTATATCTGGAACTTTGCTATGAATCATCTCATATGAAGTCATTCCACTAATCACTGAACTTGGAGTTCGATTTATCAAGTAACCAGCGGTTAAGATGCATTTGTCCAAAACTTAATAGAAAGGTTTGCTTCGAACTGAAGTGCCCGGGCTATGTTCAGTATGTGTTGATGTTTTCTTTCTGCTCTTCCAGATGTGACCATGGTTGAGCCAGCTGATTATCCAACAAAGGACAAACTAGGATGGATGAAAGGTGGGCATAGCTAAAACCAGCAGATGAGACTAAGGACGAGATGAACCAGCTGTATGAGCTAAGTGACACTGAAGCTTACTTAAAACTGGATGAGCGGAGTGACAAAGGAGCTGAAGCTGGAAGAGCTGAGTGACACTCGAACTCGAACCCAATTTGGAGATAGAACAGATTTGCTTTTCTCACCCAAAAAGAAGTTCAAAACCCATGATAAGGACCCATTCTCTTTTGCTGATGGGCCAACCACAAAATCAAAGAAGTCCAAGAAACCATTTGAAGCTGTTTTTTTTTGGATCAAGTGGCCTAAAGAGATGTGATATCAGCCCATGAACATATCATAACAAGTTCACTATGAGTTTGTTTCTTGCCAAATTCGACCTGACCATTTATTCAAGCAAATCAGTTCTGGTCAAAATTCAAGTCAAGGAGTCAGAAAAATTAAATAATTATTCAATTTTCAAGACAATTTTAGTTTTAATGAAGTTTTTCTCATTTTTCTATAATTTCAGGACTTTTCGATTTCCTTCTTCTTCTTCTTCTCTACTTAAACTATATTTTGTTTCTGAACAAAACATTCACTCTTTTTATCAAAAATCTCTCTAAAACTTGTGAATCCTTTTTTTATCATCTGAACATCGAATTGCTATGGAGTTCATTCTCCATACGCAAACTCATCTGTGATCACAATCTGAGTTCATTCTCTTGATCTTAGACACT
The DNA window shown above is from Brassica oleracea var. oleracea cultivar TO1000 chromosome C3, BOL, whole genome shotgun sequence and carries:
- the LOC106328805 gene encoding molybdate-anion transporter-like, coding for MEVFYYMVFGVMAAVVAGLELSKTNKDRINTSSSFNSFKNNYLVVFSIMMAGDWLQGPYVYYLYSTYGFGKGDIGQLFIAGFGSSMLFGTIVGSLADKQGRKRACVTYCIVYILSCITKHSPQYRVLMVGRILGGIATSLLFSAFESWLIAEHNKRNFDQQWLSLTFSKAVFLGNGLVAILSGLFGNLLVDTFSCGPVAPFDAAACILAIGMAIILTTWSENYGDPSDSKDLLTQFKVAAIAIASDEKIALLGAIQSLFEASMYTFVFLWTPALSPNDEEIPHGFVFATFMLASMLGSSLAARLMARSSLRVENYMQIVFLVSAASLLLPITTSVLVTPSKVKEEGLSLTCSIQLLGFCVFEACVGIFWPSIMKMRSQYIPEEARSTIMNFFRVPLNIFVCVVLYNVDAFPITIMFGMCSIFLFVASILQRRLMVISEKPKGEEWSPMKDRNSEVDPLTL